The Pseudomonas sp. G2-4 genome window below encodes:
- a CDS encoding cupredoxin domain-containing protein — protein sequence MSRPTCARPVTRHRRLAGWMLAGLVLPSIAHAQLPTYELSMRDGHFIPPLLEVPAGQRFKIVLKNIGEGPAEFESTPLRVEKVLSPGVTTFVVIHPLQPGRYPFFDEFNPQLPEGGILAQ from the coding sequence ATGAGTCGTCCAACCTGCGCGCGGCCTGTCACGCGCCATCGACGCCTGGCCGGGTGGATGCTGGCCGGTTTGGTCCTGCCGTCCATCGCCCATGCCCAGTTGCCGACTTACGAGCTGAGCATGCGCGATGGGCATTTCATCCCGCCGCTGTTGGAGGTCCCGGCCGGCCAGCGTTTCAAGATCGTGCTGAAAAATATCGGTGAGGGCCCTGCGGAATTCGAGAGCACGCCCCTGCGGGTCGAAAAAGTGTTGTCGCCTGGCGTCACCACCTTCGTCGTGATTCACCCACTGCAGCCTGGGCGCTATCCGTTTTTCGATGAATTCAATCCGCAACTGCCCGAGGGCGGCATCCTCGCCCAGTAA
- a CDS encoding iron transporter yields MRTLAPLSLALLFLTPLAQAKEYPIGEPQMCPGLEVGAVYLQPIEMAPAGMMRATADSDVHLEADIRATADNKQGFQEGSFVPYLNVSFQLKKQGDDTELKGDFHAMVANDGPHYGDNVKLLGPGKYQLTFTVLPPGGHGSLGRHTDKETGVAPWFERCELHYEFVYAGIGKKGGY; encoded by the coding sequence ATGCGCACGCTTGCCCCCCTGTCTCTCGCCCTGCTGTTTCTCACACCCCTGGCCCAGGCCAAGGAATACCCTATCGGCGAACCACAAATGTGCCCAGGGCTGGAGGTCGGCGCGGTGTATCTGCAACCGATCGAAATGGCCCCGGCCGGCATGATGCGGGCCACGGCTGATTCTGACGTGCACCTGGAGGCCGACATCCGCGCCACGGCGGACAACAAACAAGGCTTCCAGGAAGGCAGCTTCGTGCCCTACCTCAACGTGTCCTTCCAATTGAAGAAACAGGGTGACGACACCGAACTGAAGGGCGATTTCCATGCCATGGTCGCCAATGACGGCCCCCACTACGGCGACAACGTGAAGCTGCTCGGCCCCGGCAAATACCAACTGACCTTCACCGTCCTGCCACCCGGCGGCCACGGTTCCCTCGGTCGTCACACCGACAAGGAAACCGGCGTAGCGCCGTGGTTCGAACGCTGCGAACTGCATTACGAATTCGTCTACGCCGGGATTGGTAAAAAAGGCGGGTACTGA
- a CDS encoding DUF3079 domain-containing protein encodes MAKPFPISPKHPERICWGCDRYCPTNALACGNGADRTMHPAEMIGDDWYLHGDWGLELVDITAKVIDPSATYLKE; translated from the coding sequence ATGGCAAAGCCTTTTCCCATCAGTCCCAAACATCCTGAGCGCATTTGCTGGGGTTGTGATCGTTACTGTCCGACCAATGCCCTGGCCTGCGGGAATGGTGCCGACCGAACGATGCACCCGGCCGAGATGATTGGAGATGACTGGTACTTGCATGGTGATTGGGGGCTGGAGCTGGTGGACATTACCGCCAAGGTCATCGATCCAAGTGCAACTTACCTGAAGGAATGA